One stretch of Eretmochelys imbricata isolate rEreImb1 chromosome 1, rEreImb1.hap1, whole genome shotgun sequence DNA includes these proteins:
- the LOC144272946 gene encoding histone H2B 8 isoform X1, which produces MPEPAKSAPAPKKGSKKAVTKTQKKGDKKRRKTRKESYSIYVYKVLKQVHPDTGISSKAMGIMNSFVNDIFERIAGEASRLAHYNKRSTITSREIQTAVRLLLPGELAKHAVSEGTKAVTKYTSSK; this is translated from the coding sequence ATGCCGGAGCCAGCAAAATCTGCTCCCGCTCCCAAGAAGGGCTCTAAAAAAGCTGTGACCAAAACTCAGAAGAAGGGCGATAAGAAGCGCAGAAAGACTAGGAAGGAGAGTTATTCCATCTACGTGTACAAAGTGTTGAAGCAAGTTCACCCGGACACCGGCATTTCCTCTAAGGCGATGGGGATCATGAACTCTTTTGTAAACGACATCTTCGAGCGCATTGCGGGGGAAGCGTCTCGCCTGGCTCATTACAACAAGCGTTCAACCATCACTTCCAGGGAGATCCAGACCGCTGTGCGCCTGCTTCTGCCGGGGGAACTGGCCAAACACGCCGTGTCTGAGGGCACCAAGGCCGTCACCAAGTACACCAGCTCCAAGTAA
- the LOC144259405 gene encoding histone H1.03-like — MSETAPAVAVTAAAAAAPLPASKAPAKKPKKAAGGLKARKAAGPSVTELITKAVSVSKERKGVSLAALKKVLAAGGYDVEKNNSRIKLGLKSLVNKGILVHTKGVGASGSFKLGKKSGETKEKAPKKKPVTKPKKPAAKKPASAAKKPKKAAAVKKSPKKAKKPAAAAKKTVKSPKKVKSAAKPKKAAKSPAKAKAVKPKAAKPKPTKPKTVKAKRGAPKKK; from the coding sequence ATGTCTGAAACCGCGCCCGCTGTTGCAGTGACAGCAGCTGCGGCTGCAGCTCCTCTTCCAGCTTCGAAAGCTCCAGCTAAAAAACCGAAGAAGGCGGCAGGAGGACTCAAAGCTCGCAAGGCCGCGGGTCCCAGCGTGACCGAGCTGATCACCAAGGCGGTGTCCGTTTCCAAGGAGCGCAAAGGGGTCTCGCTAGCCGCTCTTAAGAAGGTGCTGGCCGCCGGAGGGTACGATGTGGAGAAGAACAACAGCCGCATCAAGCTGGGGCTTAAGAGTCTGGTGAACAAGGGCATCTTAGTTCATACTAAGGGCGTCGGTGCCTCGGGCTCCTTTAAGCTCGGTAAAAAGTCGGGTGAGACCAAGGAAAAGGCGCCCAAGAAGAAGCCAGTGACAAAGCCTAAGAAACCAGCTGCTAAGAAACCCGCCAGCGCCGCCAAGAAACCCAAAAAGGCTGCGGCCGTGAAAAAGAGCCCGAAAAAAGCGAAGAAACCAGCTGCAGCAGCCAAGAAAACGGTCAAGAGCCCGAAAAAGGTGAAATCTGCCGCCAAGCCTAAGAAGGCAGCCAAGAGCCCCGCTAAGGCCAAAGCTGTGAAGCCCAAGGCGGCCAAGCCCAAGCCGACGAAACCCAAAACAGTGAAGGCTAAGAGGGGCGCGCCTAAGAAGAAGTGA
- the LOC144272946 gene encoding histone H2B 8 isoform X2, whose product MPEPAKSAPAPKKGSKKAVTKTQKKGDKKRRKTRKESYSIYVYKVLKQVHPDTGISSKAMGIMNSFVNDIFERIAGEASRLAHYNKRSTITSREIQTAVRLLLPGELAKHAVSEGTKAVTKYTSSK is encoded by the coding sequence ATGCCGGAGCCAGCAAAATCTGCTCCCGCTCCCAAGAAGGGCTCTAAAAAAGCTGTGACCAAAACTCAGAAGAAGGGCGATAAGAAGCGCAGAAAGACTAGGAAGGAGAGTTATTCCATCTACGTGTACAAAGTGTTGAAGCAAGTTCACCCGGACACCGGCATTTCCTCTAAGGCGATGGGGATCATGAACTCTTTTGTAAACGACATCTTCGAGCGCATTGCGGGGGAAGCGTCTCGCCTGGCTCATTACAACAAGCGTTCAACCATCACTTCCAGGGAGATCCAGACCGCTGTGCGCCTGCTTCTGCCGGGGGAACTGGCCAAACACGCCGTGTCTGAGGGCACCAAGGCCGTCACCAAGTACACCAGCTCCAA
- the LOC144272930 gene encoding histone H3: MARTKQTARKSTGGKAPRKQLATKAARKSAPATGGVKKPHRYRPGTVALREIRRYQKSTELLIRKLPFQRLVREIAQDFKTDLRFQSSAVMALQEASEAYLVGLFEDTNLCAIHAKRVTIMPKDIQLARRIRGERA, encoded by the coding sequence ATGGCCAGGACCAAGCAGACCGCCCGTAAATCCACCGGTGGCAAAGCTCCCCGTAAGCAGCTGGCTACTAAAGCTGCTCGGAAGAGCGCGCCTGCAACTGGGGGAGTGAAGAAGCCTCATCGTTACCGACCCGGCACCGTGGCCCTGCGAGAGATCCGCCGCTACCAGAAATCCACTGAGCTGCTCATCCGCAAGCTgcccttccagcgcctggtgcgTGAAATCGCCCAGGACTTCAAGACCGACTTGCGCTTCCAGAGCTCGGCCGTTATGGCCCTGCAGGAGGCCAGCGAAGCCTACTTGGTGGGGCTTTTTGAGGACACCAACCTGTGTGCTATTCACGCCAAGAGAGTCACCATTATGCCTAAGGACATCCAGTTAGCCCGGCGTATCCGCGGCGAGAGAGCTTAA